The Acidobacteriota bacterium DNA window ATCGGCGTACCGCTGAAGCTCGATCGCCCGCCGGGCGCCGTGATTGAGCCCCAGCCGTTTGAACTTCGCAGCAGATCCTCGGAATCCGTGTAGCGCTGATAACCGACGTGGATGTCGTGGCTGATGGTCGAGCCGAGATTCAGGTTGTAGGCGACCTGCCAGGAATTGCGGAAGAAGTCGTCCTTGTCGAACAGCGTCCCGAACCCGACGGTGCCGCTGCCGGTCTTGACGCCGGCGCTTGAGGTGTAGCCATACCGATCGATGAGGGGCTGGACGAAAGCGTTGTACGCGTCCTGTCCACTAATCGTGTTCGGCACAGAGAACAGACCGAGCGTGTCGAGGCTGTTCGGGTCGATCCGGGTGCCAATCGCCGTGTTGACCACCGCGGTCGACACGTTGTCGGGCCGGCCCTGATTCGGATTCTCGTAGTGGGTGTACTTGAAGGACGCGAAACTCCTCGAGTTGATGATCCAGGAACCATCCGCCGTCGCAATGCGCTGCCAGGACTCGTAGCCGGTTCCGGTGGTCGCCGTGGAGGCCTGTCCGAACAGATCGCTCTTATCGAGCCGGTGTGAGTAGCGGTAGCTGCCGTTCAGCAGAATGGAGTTCGTCGGGGTCAACGTCAGCTTCCCGAATCCCTCATTGCGCGTGCTGTTGTAATCGGGCAGATTGCCGTACAGGTTCGCCCGGTTCGCGCGATCTCGCTGCGGCCGGTAGTACGAACCATAAAAGAACGCGTGGTTCGGAATCACCGGCCCGCCGACATTGGCCGTCAACCAACTGAGGCCCTGGCTGTACTTTGAGAGACTGTTGTTCTGCACTTTCGCCGCCATGCTGGCGGTCTGGAATTGGTAGCTGACCTGCCCGGAGTACCTGCTGGTTCCAGACTTGCTGACCGAGTCAACCGAGAATCCGCCCGACCGTTCAAAGTCCACGGCCTTGGCGCCGCCCTTGATGGTGGTGACCTCGGCGATGTCATACGAGGCAGGCTCGGCCGACAGCGTGCCGAACAGCGGCATCGTCACATTGACGCCGTCGAACTTGTAGACGTTGTCCTGACCGCTGCCCCCGGCGCTCGGCCCGCGCGTGCCATCCTGCGTCAACTGCACACCCGGAATCAGCTTGATCAGATCGCGGTATTCCTGGCCCGTCGGCAAAGACCGAATCGTCTCTGCCGAGACACCGCTCTTGATCGCCGTCGAGGTTCTGTCGACGACCGGTACCGTTGCGGCCGTCACCGTGACGGTTTCCGTGACGCCGCCCACGCTCATCGTGACATTGAGCGTCGCGTCCTGCGCAAGCTGGACCTGGACCTGCTTGGTGACCTTGGCCATGCCCGACAGGTCAAAGGTCAAGGTGTACTCGCCAGGAGGAAGGGCAGGGAGACGGAACTCGCCCACACTGCCGGTGACCGTGACCCTGGGGCCCGGCAGCACGTTGGAGCGCGCCTCGACCGTCACCCCGGGGATGACCAGCTTGTCCGTGCCGATCACCTTGCCGACGATCCCGCCGGTCTGCTGACCGAACGTGACCGCCGGAATGGTGACGACGCAGAGCAACGCCAGAAGTACACGTCTATAGTCCATGCTTCCTCCATCGTAATTGGATCGGGGGCCCGGATACTCAGACCACATATCGGCTTGGCTGACCGGAGAGAGACATGTTACTCAGCGCGCAAAACCCCGTCAATCAGGGAGCGCTGCGTCGGATGGCGCGGACGGAGAGAATGCCAGATCGTCTCCTGCAGCCTCGACCCGGATGGTGTCGCCGTCGCTGAATCGCCCCTCCAGAATCTGGAGCGCGAGAGGGTCGAGCAGTTTCCGCTGAATCGTACGCTTGAGCGGGCGGGCGCCGTAGGACGGATCGAAACCCTCCTCGACGATCAGGTGCCGCGCCTTGTCGGTCAGCGCCAGTCTGATCTTCCGGCGCTCGAGCCGCTGCACGAGGCCGCGCAGCTGGATGTCCACAATCTCGAGCAGGTGGGCCCGGCTGAGTCCGTGGAAAAACACAATTTCGTCCACCCGGTTCAGGAATTCCGGCCTGAAGTGCCCGCGGAGCGCATCCATAACGAGCCGGCGCGTGTCCTCTTCGAGATCTTCGTCGGCGCTCCCCGGCCGATCGGCGATGAACTGACTGCCGATGTTCGACGTCATGATGACGACGCAGTTCTTGAAATCCACCGTGCGGCCCTTGCCATCGGTGAGCCGCCCATCATCAAGCAGTTGCAGCAGGACGTTGAGTACCTCGGCGTGCGCCTTCTCGATTTCGTCCAGCAGTACGACCGCGTACGGACGCCGCCGCACCGCCTCAGTCAGCTGGCCGGCCTCCTCGTAGCCGACGTATCCGGGAGGCGCCCCGAGCATCCGCGACACCGTGTGTTTCTCCTGGTACTCCGACATGTCGATCCGGATCATCGACTGTTCGTCATCAAAGAGGAACTCGGCGAGTGCGCGAGCCAACTCGGTCTTGCCGACGCCGGTCGGGCCAAGAAACAGGAAGCTGCCGAGCGGGCGACGAGGATCCTGCAGGCCGGCGCGCGCGCGGCGGATCGCGTTCGAGACGGCGGTGATCGCCTCGTCCTGCCCGACGACGCGCTGATGCAGTCGGGCTTCCATCCTGACGAGCTTCTCGACTTCGCCTTCCATGAGGCGGCTGACCGGGATGCCCGTCCACTTGCCGACGACCTCGGCAATATCCTCCTCGTCCACCTCTTCCTTGAGCATCTTCGCGTCGCGCTGCAGGTCCGCCAGCCGCTCCTCCGCCTGCCGGATGCGACGCTCGGCTTCGGGGACACGACCGTATTGAAGTTCGGACGCGGCGGCGAAGTCACCCGAACGCTGAGCGGCTTCGATGTCGTGGCGGAGGCGTTCGAGTTCCTGTTTCTGGGAACGCGCCGCCTGGATGGCGTCTTTCTCCTGCGACCAGTGCGTTCGAAGCTGATCGCGCGACTCCTTCAGGTCCGCCAGTTCGCGTTCAAGCCTGGAGAGCCGATCGACCGAGGGCGCATCGGTCTCCTTCCGCAGAGCCTGTGCTTCCATCTCCAGCTGCATGATGCGTCGCTCGATTTCGTCGAGCTCGGCGGGCATCGAGTCGATTTCCATGCGCAGCTTGGAGGCGGCTTCGTCCACCAGATCGATCGCTTTGTCGGGCATGAAGCGATCGGCGATATATCGGTGCGACAGGACGGCGGCTGCCACCAGGGCGGAGTCCTTGAGCCTGACGCCATGGTGAATCTCGTACCGTTCGCGTAAACCGCGCAGGATGCTGATCGTGTCCTCGACGCTCGGCTCGACGACCATGACCGGCTGAAAACGGCGTTCGAGCGCGGCGTCCTTCTCGATGTACCGACGATATTCGTCGAGCGTCGTCGCCCCGATCGTGTGCAGCTCGCCGCGGGCCAGCATCGGCTTGAGCATGTTCGACGCGTCGATGGAGCCTTCGGCGGCGCCCGCCCCGACCACGGTATGCAGCTCGTCGATGAACAACACCACCTGGCCCTGGGAGTCGGTGATTTCCTTGAGCACCGCCTTCAGGCGTTCCTCGAATTCGCCCCGGTACTTCGCCCCGGCGACCAGCGCCCCCATGTCGAGCCCGACAATGCGCTTGTTCTTCAGCCCCTCCGGCACGTCGCCTCGGATGATGCGCTGGGCCAGCCCCTCGACAATCGCGGTCTTGCCGACGCCGGGCTCGCCGATCAGCACAGGGTTGTTCTTCGTGCGCCGTGACAGCACCTGGATCACCCGGCGTACCTCGTCGTCTCGCCCGATGACCGGATCGAGCTTGCCGGCGCGCGCCAGTTCCGTCAGATCCCGGCCGTAGCGCTGCAGCGCCTGGTACTTGCCCTCCGGATTCTGGTCGGTGACTCGTTGCGATCCGCGGATGGTCTGGAGGACCTCCAGAATCCGTTCGCGCGAGGCGCCGACCGTCTTCAGGACCTTGGCGGCGTCGGTCCGCCCGGACTCACCGGCCACCGCAAGCAGCAGGTGCTCGGTGCTGACGTACTCGTCCTTCATCTGCTCTGCTTCGCGCTGAGCGGCCGCCAGCACGCTCTGAAGTCTGGGAGAGATTCCTCTGGTCGCGCCGCCGTGGGCCTGCGGCAGTCGCCCGAGTGCTGCGTGAAGGGTGGCGGCCACCTGCCGCGGATCGACGCCGATCTGGCGCAGCACGTCCGGCACGACGCCGTCGGCCTGCTCGACAAGTGAGGTCAGCAGGTGTTCAGGCTCAACCTGTGGATGATCGGCCTGTTCGGCCGACTGCTGTGCTCCGAGGATGGCTTCCTGCGCCTTCTCGGTAAAGCGATTCAATGCCATTTATGCCTCGTCGTCTGACGCGATTGTCGGAGCGTCCTCCAGGGGCGCGAGTTTCTCGTAAAGTGCGCGCTGTTCGGGCGTCAGTGAGCTTGGAAGCCGAACCGCCACGGTGGCGTAGACGTCACCGCGGTCATCAGGCTTTCCCACGGTCGGCATGCCGTGGCCTTTCAGTCTGAAGACCTGCCCATTCTGCGTACAGGGCGGGATCTTCAGTCGGAGCGCGTGGCCGTCTATCGACACCACTTCGGCCTCGCCGCCCAGGACGGCCGTCGTCACCGCCACGTGGATGACGGTGTGCAGGTCCCGACCTTTGCGTTCGAATCGCTTGTGCGGCTGGACATGGACCCGCAGGAACAGATCACCCGAGGCGGCCGAGCCGGCGCCGTGCTCGCCTTCGCCGGCCACGCGCACGCGAGAGCCGTCACCCACACCCGGCGGGATGCGCACATCCACGGTGCGGGCATGCCCGTCGTGCTTGATGGTGAGCCGGCGCGTGACGCCGTGACAGGCGTGTTCGAGCGTCAAATCGAGATCCTGTTCCATGTCGCGCCCCCGCCGGGCTCTGACAGTGCGTCCCTGCCGTGGCGACGACGCCGACGCCTCGGGCTTGCCGCCGAAGAACGCATGGAAGAAATCGGAGAAGGGATCGGCTTCCCCGAAGGCCTGGCGCATCTCCTCCTCGGTCATCATGCGTGCGCGTCCGCTCGTCGTGCCTTCGCCAAACCCCCAGTCAGCACCGCCGAACGGGGAGGCCGCCCCCTGTCGTTCGGCCTGCTCGTACTGGCGCCAGTTGGCGCCGAGTTCGTCATACTTGCGGCGCTTCGCGGGGTCCCCGAGTACCTCGTACGCCTCGTTGACCTGCTTGAACCGCGTCTCGGAGGCCTTGTCTCCCGGGTTCACGTCCGGATGGAACTTGCGGGCCAGCTTCCGGTACGCCTGCTTGATTTCCTTGCCGGTCGACGACTTGGTCACTCCAAGCGTGGCGTAGTAGTCCTTGAATTCCACGGTGGCTCCAGACCCTCAGACACCCGGCAATCGCATCACCGGCTCACCTTCGCTCGTGACCCTACGATCGCCCGGGTTCGTCCTTGAGGTCAATGCCGAATCGCTCAGCCATCCGGTACAGGGTCCGGCGATCGATCCCCATCACTTCTGCCGCACGTGTCCGGTTGCCCTTGACGCTGTCGAGCACATGAACCAAGTAGCGGCGCTCGATTTCGTCGAGCGTCGGCAAATCGGCGAAGATCCGCTGTTCGACTCCGGGGGACCTGCCGCCCAGGGTCGAGGGCAGGTCTTCCACGTCGACCACCGTGCCCGGACTGAACAGCACCAGGCGCTCGATGGTGTTCTCGAGTTCGCGGACGTTCCCCGGCCAGGAGTAGTTGACACACATCTCGAGGGCACCCGCCGAGAGCCTCCGTTCGCGTCCGGCGCGGGCGCAGGAGGTGCGCAGGAATTCGTCGACGAGCAGCGGGATGTCACCACGGCGATCGCGAAGCGGCGGAATCCGGATCACCACCACGCTCAGCCGGTAGTACAGATCCTGTCTGAATCGTCCCGCGGCCACGGCCTGCTCGAGGTCGACGTTGGTAGCGGCGACGACTCGGACGTCAATCTTGACGACTCGGGTGGCGCCGACCGGCCGGATCTCACCCTCCTCAAGCGCGCGCAGCAGCTTCACCTGCAGCGCGGCCGACGTCTCGCCGACCTCGTCGAAGAACACCGTGCCGCCGTGGGCCTGTTCGAGCAGGCCCTTCGCGTCGGCGACGGCACCGGTAAAGGATCCGCGCATGTGCCCGAACAGCTCCGATTCAAGGAGCGTTTCGGTGATCGCCCCGCAGTTGACCGCCACAAACGGACGGCCTGCCCGCCGGCCGTTGACGTGAATGGCTTTGGCGACCAGTTCCTTGCCCGTTCCGCTCTCGCCAACGATCAGGACCGGCGCCGCCGCGTTGGCCGCGTGCGCAATCTGCTTATAGACGTCGAGCATGCCGGCCGAGCGTCCGATCAGGCCGGTGGGCGTCTCGCGCGCGTCTCGCGGGCGCTCCTCGGGCGAGGCCGCCTGCGTGAGGGCCCGCTCGACCACCGACTTGATCTGTGCAATGTTGAACGGCTTGCTGATGTAGTCGAAGGCGCCGGCGCGCACGGCTTCGATCGCGGTTTCGAGCGTGCCGAAGCCGCTGATCAGCACCACTTGACACCTCGAATTGGCGCTCTTGGCCGCCTTCAGAATGTCGAGCCCGGACTGCGCGGCATTCAAATTGATGTCGGAAATTACCGCGTCGAACGGTTGTCGCGATGCGCGCTCCAGCGCCGCCTGGGGGTCGGATTCATACGACACCTCGCGGCCCGGCGCCGACAGCAGCTCGACAATGAACTGGCAGGTGTCCCGGTCGTCATCGACGATGAGAATCTCTGGCATGTCCGGCTCGCTACTGGACGGCAGGTGCGCCGATGGGCAATTCAACCGTGAAGACCGAGCCAGTGCCGGGCGTCGTTCGAACCCGGATGGTTCCGCCATGTTCGGTGACGACACTGCGGGTGATGCTGAGGCCGAGGCCTGTGCCACGCCCCTCGGCCTTGGTCGTCACCCAGGGATCGAAAATGCGGTCGATGAGGTCGGGGTCGATCCCGCTTCCCGTGTCGCCAATCTCGATCGCGACCGACGCAGCCAACGCGCGAACCGACACCGTCAGTCGGCCTCCGGAGGGCATCGCATCGAGCGCGTTGCTGATGAGATTGAGCAGAGCCAGCTCCAGCTGGACCGCGTCGGCCTGAACACCTGGCACCTCCTCGCAGTCGAGCGCGAGCGCAACGCCGGCCGGCTCCAGCGCGGGCTGAACCAGGGTGCACACCCGCCGGATCAGCGCGGCGAGGTCGACCGTTTCGCGCTCCAACGCGTGGCGCGACCGCGCCAGCAGCCCCCTGACCGTCGCCGTCACCTTCCGGATCTGCTCCTCGGCGACTTGAAGGCGTCTGGTGATCGGCGACTCCGGTCCCTGCTCCTCGATGAGCACCTGGATGTGCCCCGAGATGAGGTTCAGGGGAGTGCCGACCTGGTGGGCGACCACAGACGCCGTTTCGCCGACCGCCGCCAGTTGCTGGGCGCGGCCAAGTTGCTCTCGCAGGAGGAACATCTGTTGGTACATCTCCACGAGTTCACGGTTCCGCGCTTGCAGTTCGTTGGTGGCCTCGGTCACGCGCCGGTTGAGCGAGCCGTGCAGGGTCTCGATCTGGACCAGCATCTGGTTGA harbors:
- the clpB gene encoding ATP-dependent chaperone ClpB — protein: MALNRFTEKAQEAILGAQQSAEQADHPQVEPEHLLTSLVEQADGVVPDVLRQIGVDPRQVAATLHAALGRLPQAHGGATRGISPRLQSVLAAAQREAEQMKDEYVSTEHLLLAVAGESGRTDAAKVLKTVGASRERILEVLQTIRGSQRVTDQNPEGKYQALQRYGRDLTELARAGKLDPVIGRDDEVRRVIQVLSRRTKNNPVLIGEPGVGKTAIVEGLAQRIIRGDVPEGLKNKRIVGLDMGALVAGAKYRGEFEERLKAVLKEITDSQGQVVLFIDELHTVVGAGAAEGSIDASNMLKPMLARGELHTIGATTLDEYRRYIEKDAALERRFQPVMVVEPSVEDTISILRGLRERYEIHHGVRLKDSALVAAAVLSHRYIADRFMPDKAIDLVDEAASKLRMEIDSMPAELDEIERRIMQLEMEAQALRKETDAPSVDRLSRLERELADLKESRDQLRTHWSQEKDAIQAARSQKQELERLRHDIEAAQRSGDFAAASELQYGRVPEAERRIRQAEERLADLQRDAKMLKEEVDEEDIAEVVGKWTGIPVSRLMEGEVEKLVRMEARLHQRVVGQDEAITAVSNAIRRARAGLQDPRRPLGSFLFLGPTGVGKTELARALAEFLFDDEQSMIRIDMSEYQEKHTVSRMLGAPPGYVGYEEAGQLTEAVRRRPYAVVLLDEIEKAHAEVLNVLLQLLDDGRLTDGKGRTVDFKNCVVIMTSNIGSQFIADRPGSADEDLEEDTRRLVMDALRGHFRPEFLNRVDEIVFFHGLSRAHLLEIVDIQLRGLVQRLERRKIRLALTDKARHLIVEEGFDPSYGARPLKRTIQRKLLDPLALQILEGRFSDGDTIRVEAAGDDLAFSPSAPSDAALPD
- a CDS encoding ATP-binding protein → MTPDADLTHDRPSVATIPWRRSLRVRVAVFVAVSVAAVISVTTYVELRQFERVVESDIREAGRLTAMAVADDLELREGPLQPDGLARYLHEFIDAAPEIRSVSVVTMNGNVPSLFASTSAAPADQVLEAARVAFERRDLVWGSEAGAVRILATPLKRDGRLFGSIAVSVSFASLDRLRTTGRALAFWATLVAWAILFILIELLARSFILRPIHRIHETMREAGEGRMSVRVPVRRQDELGAVSVGLNQMLVQIETLHGSLNRRVTEATNELQARNRELVEMYQQMFLLREQLGRAQQLAAVGETASVVAHQVGTPLNLISGHIQVLIEEQGPESPITRRLQVAEEQIRKVTATVRGLLARSRHALERETVDLAALIRRVCTLVQPALEPAGVALALDCEEVPGVQADAVQLELALLNLISNALDAMPSGGRLTVSVRALAASVAIEIGDTGSGIDPDLIDRIFDPWVTTKAEGRGTGLGLSITRSVVTEHGGTIRVRTTPGTGSVFTVELPIGAPAVQ
- a CDS encoding sigma-54 dependent transcriptional regulator; the protein is MPEILIVDDDRDTCQFIVELLSAPGREVSYESDPQAALERASRQPFDAVISDINLNAAQSGLDILKAAKSANSRCQVVLISGFGTLETAIEAVRAGAFDYISKPFNIAQIKSVVERALTQAASPEERPRDARETPTGLIGRSAGMLDVYKQIAHAANAAAPVLIVGESGTGKELVAKAIHVNGRRAGRPFVAVNCGAITETLLESELFGHMRGSFTGAVADAKGLLEQAHGGTVFFDEVGETSAALQVKLLRALEEGEIRPVGATRVVKIDVRVVAATNVDLEQAVAAGRFRQDLYYRLSVVVIRIPPLRDRRGDIPLLVDEFLRTSCARAGRERRLSAGALEMCVNYSWPGNVRELENTIERLVLFSPGTVVDVEDLPSTLGGRSPGVEQRIFADLPTLDEIERRYLVHVLDSVKGNRTRAAEVMGIDRRTLYRMAERFGIDLKDEPGRS
- a CDS encoding J domain-containing protein, with the protein product MEFKDYYATLGVTKSSTGKEIKQAYRKLARKFHPDVNPGDKASETRFKQVNEAYEVLGDPAKRRKYDELGANWRQYEQAERQGAASPFGGADWGFGEGTTSGRARMMTEEEMRQAFGEADPFSDFFHAFFGGKPEASASSPRQGRTVRARRGRDMEQDLDLTLEHACHGVTRRLTIKHDGHARTVDVRIPPGVGDGSRVRVAGEGEHGAGSAASGDLFLRVHVQPHKRFERKGRDLHTVIHVAVTTAVLGGEAEVVSIDGHALRLKIPPCTQNGQVFRLKGHGMPTVGKPDDRGDVYATVAVRLPSSLTPEQRALYEKLAPLEDAPTIASDDEA
- a CDS encoding carboxypeptidase-like regulatory domain-containing protein; its protein translation is MDYRRVLLALLCVVTIPAVTFGQQTGGIVGKVIGTDKLVIPGVTVEARSNVLPGPRVTVTGSVGEFRLPALPPGEYTLTFDLSGMAKVTKQVQVQLAQDATLNVTMSVGGVTETVTVTAATVPVVDRTSTAIKSGVSAETIRSLPTGQEYRDLIKLIPGVQLTQDGTRGPSAGGSGQDNVYKFDGVNVTMPLFGTLSAEPASYDIAEVTTIKGGAKAVDFERSGGFSVDSVSKSGTSRYSGQVSYQFQTASMAAKVQNNSLSKYSQGLSWLTANVGGPVIPNHAFFYGSYYRPQRDRANRANLYGNLPDYNSTRNEGFGKLTLTPTNSILLNGSYRYSHRLDKSDLFGQASTATTGTGYESWQRIATADGSWIINSRSFASFKYTHYENPNQGRPDNVSTAVVNTAIGTRIDPNSLDTLGLFSVPNTISGQDAYNAFVQPLIDRYGYTSSAGVKTGSGTVGFGTLFDKDDFFRNSWQVAYNLNLGSTISHDIHVGYQRYTDSEDLLRSSNGWGSITAPGGRSSFSGTPIYFQAAFQQQTTGAIPPIHSSYWSQSVEVNDTIRYKNWSFNLGLLASNDRLYGQGLKEDSSALSGYVGSPGTIYKMYEIPFKKMLQPRIGATWAYNGQDTIYASFATYAPAASSLPRAASWARNLATTINAYFDSTGTLFATAPVKSSSGKLFVSDMTPRTTTEYLLGTSRQINPHLTGRAYFRYRYANHFWEDTNNTARLVLGMPAGWGPSALYIPDLTARTTQIGSGSSYVIAELDRAYTKYYEATVESEYRSDRLYVRGSYTFSKYYGNFDQDNTTAGTSNDSNIFIGSSNIGDDAGRQLWNLKEGRLHGDRPHSLKVYAYYQLPWKASFGAFALAQSGQPWEMTNYELYTAIMISPSTSDTNRYAEPAGSRRTPAWYQLDLNYTQNLAIRGPYKLQLAVDLYNVFNTQTGYNYVASSHSSLFGTPASFLSPRRIQVSARFQF